A single region of the Marinobacter salinus genome encodes:
- the hrpA gene encoding ATP-dependent RNA helicase HrpA, giving the protein MTNTTTDTPNEPDLKPDGRAAIKAMMEQLGACNQQEAARIVKAVARTKGNPGQKDLEKMAGWLRRGLEKVQQRHALHRPASFPEGLPVSERVEDIGKAIENHQVVIIAGETGSGKTTQIPKICMNRGRGIRGLIGHTQPRRIAARSVAARIAEELGEQTGQQIGYQVRFTDTTSEQSRVKVMTDGILLAEIQHDRFLDRYDTLIIDEAHERSLNIDFLLGYLRQLLPKRPDLKVIITSATIEVERFSEFFDQAPVIEVSGRTYPVDIRYRPLTGDEDDRDQGWTDGVIGALDEIEQHERSEKQPPGDVLVFLPGEREIRNLSKVLRHVDLKHTEVLPLYSRLSNQEQNRIFQSHRGRRIVLSTNVAETSLTVPGIRYVIDTGVARISRYSVRSKIQRLPIEPVSQASANQRAGRCGRVAPGICFRLYDETDFINRPEYTDPEVLRTNLASVILQMATSGLGEIRNFPFLESPDSRQVNDGYKLLEELSAVDDKRRVTRLGQTMARLPLDPRLARMLVTSADHGSLAETLIIIAGLSVQDPRERPQDKQQAADQAHAPFNDKDSDFVTLLNIWNFYEEQRQELSHNQMKKVCQKSFLSWMRMREWRDIHRQLTLICREQKLTFNKDVASYDAVHKAILAGLLGQIAVKVEKKEYLATRNRKVMIFPGSKVAKTGPKWIVATEIVETSRVFARMVAAIQPEWIEPLAGHVVKHHFFEPHWEQKRAQVMGYEKVTLYGLDVVPKRRIPYSKVDPAECRNLFIRRALVEGDYRSKAPFIVRNREMLDTVENLEKKTRRRDLLVDDEVLVEFYDQRLPTDIVSGRHFETWWKGLSSQELKALELTEQDILQRPVDAQAAELYPDYLEWEGVRYPLSYEFEPTSERDGVTLQVPLMALRQIPSRRLEWLVPGLLREKCIALVKGLPKSLRRNFVPVPDFVDAALANMQPSNEPLALQLGEQLRRMTGVRIDPQAWPESELPRHLRMNLRVMGDGGKVMAESRETDELQGQLEGKAEEALASATSENPENELSGEHTDWQFGDLPEQVQTEKGGMKVTVYPALEDLGKTVCQIRCLDRLTAEDTTRKGVARLILNRFGKTLDDLDRKLPRFRQSALMFAPVGQAKVLLDDLVLATVMTHFLGESVPRTSDDFDRLFDRHRGDFIPALEEADERLYQAMSGYQKVAKRLKGKINLALANSMADLKFQLQNLVYPGFLVATPPEWLAEFGRYFEAALIRLEKMPREMGREREFLHTIEGLWSRYASKRDEQQRQGIRDPELTVYRWMLEEYRVSFFAQQLGTAMTVSIKRLDKQWELTRV; this is encoded by the coding sequence CAGTTTCCCCGAGGGGCTGCCAGTATCAGAGCGGGTGGAAGACATCGGGAAAGCGATTGAGAACCATCAGGTTGTCATCATCGCCGGTGAAACCGGATCGGGCAAAACTACCCAGATTCCTAAAATCTGCATGAATCGTGGTCGCGGCATCCGGGGGTTGATCGGTCATACTCAGCCACGTCGAATTGCCGCGCGCAGTGTTGCTGCCCGGATTGCGGAAGAGTTGGGTGAACAGACGGGGCAGCAAATTGGCTATCAGGTCCGCTTCACCGACACCACATCGGAACAGTCCCGGGTCAAGGTGATGACAGACGGGATCTTGCTGGCGGAAATTCAGCATGACCGCTTTCTCGACCGTTACGATACGCTGATCATCGATGAGGCACATGAGCGCAGTCTCAATATCGATTTTCTGTTGGGTTACTTGAGACAGCTGCTGCCCAAGCGCCCGGACCTCAAAGTGATTATTACCTCAGCCACCATTGAGGTAGAGCGGTTCAGCGAATTTTTTGATCAGGCACCGGTCATCGAAGTCAGCGGGCGCACTTACCCGGTAGACATTCGTTATCGCCCTTTAACCGGCGATGAAGACGACCGTGACCAGGGCTGGACAGACGGTGTAATCGGAGCTCTGGACGAAATCGAACAGCATGAGCGTTCGGAGAAGCAGCCCCCCGGGGACGTGTTGGTCTTCCTGCCGGGAGAGCGAGAAATCCGGAACCTTAGCAAGGTGCTTCGGCACGTGGATCTCAAGCACACAGAAGTTTTGCCTCTGTATTCACGGCTGAGTAACCAGGAACAGAACCGGATTTTCCAGTCCCACCGTGGGCGTAGAATTGTGTTGTCCACCAACGTTGCCGAGACCTCCCTGACGGTGCCGGGTATCCGTTATGTGATCGATACCGGTGTAGCCCGGATCAGCCGTTACAGTGTACGTTCGAAAATCCAGCGTCTGCCCATCGAGCCAGTCTCACAGGCCAGTGCGAATCAGCGGGCAGGGCGGTGTGGTCGGGTCGCTCCGGGTATCTGCTTCCGGCTCTACGACGAGACCGACTTCATCAATCGGCCGGAGTACACTGACCCGGAAGTCCTTCGGACCAACCTCGCATCCGTTATCCTGCAAATGGCGACCTCTGGCCTGGGTGAGATTCGCAACTTTCCGTTCCTGGAATCTCCCGATAGCCGCCAGGTGAACGATGGCTACAAGCTCCTTGAAGAGCTCAGTGCGGTCGACGACAAACGGCGTGTGACCAGGCTGGGCCAGACCATGGCGCGGCTGCCTCTGGATCCGCGCCTGGCCCGTATGCTGGTGACCTCTGCGGATCATGGCAGTTTGGCTGAAACCCTGATCATTATCGCTGGCCTGAGTGTCCAGGACCCCCGGGAACGGCCGCAGGACAAACAGCAGGCGGCGGACCAGGCGCATGCCCCGTTTAACGATAAAGACTCGGATTTTGTGACGCTGCTGAATATCTGGAACTTTTATGAGGAGCAGCGCCAGGAACTGTCCCATAACCAGATGAAGAAAGTCTGCCAGAAGAGTTTTCTGAGCTGGATGCGCATGCGGGAATGGCGGGATATTCATCGCCAGCTCACCCTGATTTGCCGGGAACAAAAGCTCACCTTTAACAAGGATGTCGCCAGTTATGATGCTGTGCATAAGGCCATTCTTGCCGGGCTCCTTGGGCAGATAGCCGTCAAGGTCGAGAAGAAAGAGTATCTGGCTACGCGCAACCGCAAAGTGATGATTTTCCCTGGCTCCAAGGTAGCCAAAACAGGCCCAAAATGGATTGTGGCGACAGAGATTGTCGAAACCAGCCGGGTGTTTGCGCGTATGGTCGCGGCAATCCAGCCGGAGTGGATTGAGCCTCTCGCAGGCCATGTGGTAAAGCATCATTTTTTCGAACCGCACTGGGAACAGAAGCGGGCTCAGGTCATGGGTTACGAAAAGGTGACCCTCTACGGCCTTGATGTGGTGCCCAAACGTCGCATTCCCTACAGCAAGGTAGACCCTGCCGAGTGCCGGAACCTGTTTATAAGGCGGGCCCTGGTGGAGGGCGACTACCGCTCGAAAGCGCCGTTTATTGTTCGTAACCGGGAGATGCTGGATACCGTCGAAAATCTGGAAAAGAAAACCCGGCGCAGGGATCTGCTGGTAGACGATGAAGTGTTGGTCGAATTTTACGACCAGCGTTTACCAACCGACATCGTAAGTGGGCGGCATTTTGAAACCTGGTGGAAAGGCCTGTCGTCCCAAGAGCTGAAGGCTCTTGAACTTACCGAACAGGACATCCTTCAAAGGCCGGTGGATGCGCAAGCTGCGGAACTCTATCCGGATTATCTGGAGTGGGAGGGCGTCCGCTACCCACTCAGTTACGAGTTCGAACCGACCAGCGAACGGGATGGGGTGACGCTTCAGGTTCCGCTGATGGCGCTCAGGCAGATTCCATCACGGCGTCTGGAGTGGCTCGTGCCGGGATTGCTGCGGGAAAAATGCATAGCGTTAGTAAAGGGGCTGCCCAAATCCTTGCGCAGGAATTTCGTCCCGGTACCGGATTTTGTCGACGCGGCACTGGCCAATATGCAGCCCTCCAATGAGCCACTGGCGCTTCAGCTGGGAGAACAACTCCGGCGCATGACTGGCGTGCGGATTGATCCGCAGGCCTGGCCTGAGTCTGAATTGCCCAGACATCTGCGCATGAACCTCCGGGTAATGGGAGATGGCGGCAAGGTGATGGCGGAAAGTCGGGAAACCGATGAGCTTCAGGGACAACTGGAGGGAAAAGCCGAGGAGGCGTTGGCGAGCGCAACCAGTGAAAACCCGGAAAATGAACTCTCGGGAGAGCATACCGACTGGCAATTCGGAGATTTACCGGAGCAGGTACAAACCGAAAAGGGCGGAATGAAGGTTACTGTGTATCCTGCACTGGAAGACCTTGGCAAAACCGTTTGTCAGATTCGCTGCCTTGACCGGTTGACGGCAGAGGATACAACTCGAAAGGGCGTTGCCCGGCTGATTCTGAATCGCTTTGGAAAGACTCTGGACGATCTGGACAGGAAGTTGCCCCGGTTCAGGCAGTCAGCCTTGATGTTTGCCCCCGTGGGCCAGGCAAAGGTACTGCTGGATGATCTGGTTCTGGCAACCGTTATGACGCACTTCCTCGGTGAGTCTGTGCCGCGGACGTCTGATGATTTTGACCGGTTGTTTGATCGGCATCGTGGAGACTTCATTCCTGCACTGGAAGAAGCAGACGAGCGCTTGTATCAGGCAATGTCTGGCTACCAGAAGGTCGCGAAGCGGCTCAAGGGAAAGATTAATCTGGCGCTTGCGAACAGCATGGCGGACCTCAAATTCCAGTTGCAGAATCTGGTTTATCCCGGATTTCTGGTGGCCACGCCGCCAGAATGGCTAGCCGAGTTCGGGCGTTATTTTGAGGCGGCGCTGATCCGGCTGGAGAAGATGCCCCGGGAAATGGGGCGGGAGCGGGAATTCCTGCACACAATTGAGGGCTTGTGGTCCCGGTACGCCAGCAAACGGGACGAGCAGCAACGCCAGGGGATACGCGATCCCGAGTTGACGGTATATCGCTGGATGCTGGAGGAGTACCGGGTCTCTTTCTTCGCGCAGCAGTTGGGTACCGCCATGACCGTTTCGATCAAGCGTCTGGACAAACAGTGGGAACTCACCCGGGTCTAG
- a CDS encoding beta-ketoacyl-ACP synthase III → MIKAVISGTGLCTPPETIDNDELVEAFNQYVELHNAEHADEIARGDIAPLQPSSSAFIEKASGIKRRHVIDKKGILDPNRMTPYIPERTNEAPSVQCEMAVAACNEALEQAGKTPADVDAVIVACSNMQRAYPAISVEVQDALGVDGFAYDMNVACSSATFGLQAAVNSVENGAARSVLVVSPEICSGHLNFRDRDSHFIFGDACTAILVEREEDTREGQGFEILGTSLKTKFSNNIRNNFGFLNRADEAGIGQPDKLFVQQGRKVFKEVSPLVAETILNQLQNLSLAPDNLRRMWLHQANLNMNQLIARKVLGRDATEDEAPVILDEYANTSSAGSIIAFHKFKDDLKAGDLGVICSFGAGYSIGSVVVRRR, encoded by the coding sequence GTGATTAAAGCCGTCATTAGCGGGACCGGTCTCTGCACACCGCCAGAAACCATTGATAACGACGAACTGGTGGAAGCGTTTAACCAGTATGTTGAGCTTCACAATGCGGAACATGCAGACGAGATCGCTCGCGGCGATATTGCTCCACTGCAGCCGTCTTCCTCGGCCTTTATCGAAAAGGCATCCGGCATCAAGCGCCGACATGTTATTGACAAGAAAGGCATCCTCGACCCGAACAGGATGACGCCTTACATTCCCGAGCGCACGAATGAGGCGCCCTCGGTTCAGTGTGAAATGGCCGTGGCGGCCTGTAACGAGGCACTGGAACAGGCAGGCAAGACGCCCGCTGACGTGGATGCGGTCATTGTGGCCTGCTCCAACATGCAGCGCGCCTATCCGGCTATCTCCGTGGAAGTTCAGGACGCACTGGGCGTTGACGGGTTTGCCTATGACATGAACGTTGCGTGCAGCTCCGCGACATTCGGGCTCCAGGCCGCGGTGAACTCTGTGGAGAACGGTGCTGCACGATCGGTACTGGTTGTCAGTCCTGAGATCTGCTCCGGGCACCTGAACTTCCGGGACCGTGACAGTCACTTTATCTTCGGCGATGCCTGCACGGCGATCCTGGTGGAGCGAGAAGAAGATACTCGTGAAGGACAGGGTTTCGAGATCCTTGGTACCAGCCTGAAGACCAAGTTCTCCAACAACATCCGCAACAATTTCGGCTTTCTGAACCGGGCGGATGAGGCTGGCATTGGCCAGCCGGACAAGCTGTTCGTGCAGCAGGGCCGTAAGGTTTTCAAGGAAGTCTCGCCGCTGGTTGCTGAAACCATTCTCAATCAGCTGCAGAACCTGTCACTGGCCCCTGATAATCTTCGTCGCATGTGGTTGCATCAGGCCAATCTCAACATGAATCAGTTGATCGCCCGGAAGGTTCTGGGGCGTGATGCCACAGAGGATGAAGCACCGGTTATCCTGGACGAGTACGCAAACACCAGCTCGGCGGGATCAATCATTGCCTTTCACAAGTTCAAGGATGACCTCAAGGCCGGCGACCTGGGGGTAATCTGCTCCTTCGGTGCCGGTTACTCCATCGGCAGCGTTGTGGTGCGCCGCCGCTGA
- a CDS encoding acyl-CoA thioesterase: MSVPGNHVSTLTMPLRWGDMDAYGHANNTVYFRFFEEARIVWLSSLGLGGSEEPTGPVIIKTSATFLKELSHPATVVVKTYADKAGNTSLDTYHVLTDSDTGDVYAEGYAKIVWFDRQRRSATRLPDTLRELAAG; encoded by the coding sequence ATGTCAGTACCGGGAAACCACGTGAGCACCCTGACCATGCCTCTGCGTTGGGGCGACATGGATGCTTACGGCCATGCCAACAATACCGTTTATTTCCGCTTCTTCGAGGAAGCCCGGATTGTATGGCTTTCATCACTGGGTCTGGGAGGTTCGGAAGAACCGACCGGGCCGGTTATTATAAAGACCAGCGCAACATTTCTGAAGGAGCTGAGCCACCCGGCTACTGTGGTAGTGAAAACATACGCCGACAAGGCCGGTAATACCAGCCTGGATACCTACCACGTGCTGACGGATTCCGACACCGGCGACGTCTACGCTGAGGGGTATGCAAAGATCGTCTGGTTCGACCGCCAGAGGCGGTCTGCCACCAGGCTGCCAGACACCCTCAGGGAACTGGCAGCCGGATAA
- a CDS encoding VacJ family lipoprotein, with amino-acid sequence MRQIFFRRGPCALILMTFLFALPMGQVAAQAMQEPAPKGSPAVDAKDPYENWNRKVFRFNETVDRWALKPVAQMYRDFMPGFADRAITNFFNNLQEVRNFTNSLLQLKGESAVVAAGRFTYNTVFGLGGLIDVATAFDLPERPEDFGQTLGYWGAGAGPYLMLPLLGPSNPRHFGGLATDGFVLPSLWDNVESPETYYARALQIVDKRADLIPAESFISGDRYTFVRNAFLQRREFLINDGRVVEDPFASGDDEDLMLEGF; translated from the coding sequence ATGAGACAAATTTTTTTCCGGCGCGGGCCTTGTGCCCTGATACTGATGACGTTTCTTTTCGCCCTGCCTATGGGCCAGGTTGCTGCGCAGGCGATGCAGGAGCCTGCTCCGAAGGGGTCGCCTGCGGTTGACGCGAAAGATCCGTACGAAAATTGGAACCGGAAGGTCTTCCGGTTTAATGAGACGGTTGATCGTTGGGCACTGAAGCCTGTGGCACAAATGTATCGTGATTTTATGCCCGGTTTTGCCGACAGGGCCATTACGAATTTTTTTAACAATCTGCAGGAAGTCAGGAATTTTACCAACAGTCTGTTGCAGCTTAAAGGCGAGTCTGCGGTGGTCGCGGCCGGGCGTTTCACCTACAACACAGTATTTGGTCTTGGTGGTCTTATTGACGTTGCGACCGCCTTCGATTTACCGGAAAGGCCCGAGGATTTTGGTCAGACTCTGGGTTATTGGGGAGCGGGCGCCGGGCCTTATCTGATGCTACCCCTTCTGGGCCCATCGAATCCGCGACATTTCGGCGGACTCGCCACTGATGGGTTTGTGCTTCCGTCTCTGTGGGACAATGTTGAGAGCCCCGAGACCTACTATGCCCGTGCACTGCAGATTGTGGATAAGCGGGCTGACCTTATTCCGGCCGAGAGCTTTATTTCCGGCGACCGTTACACCTTTGTCCGGAACGCTTTTCTTCAGCGCCGGGAGTTCCTTATTAATGATGGCAGGGTTGTGGAAGACCCCTTTGCCAGTGGTGATGATGAAGATCTGATGCTTGAGGGTTTCTAA